Proteins from a single region of Methanoculleus horonobensis:
- the mcrG gene encoding coenzyme-B sulfoethylthiotransferase subunit gamma yields the protein MAYKPQYGPGTSVVAENRRKQMNPNQKLEKVRSVTDEDIVLILGHRAPGSAYPTAHPPLAEQQEPNCPMRKLVKPTEGAKAGDRVRYIQFADSMFNAPSQPYQRTYTEMYRFRGIDPGTLSGRQIVECRERDLEKYAKDLIETEMFDPALVGIRGATVHGHSLRLAEDGMMFDMLQRNVLGEDGIVKYVKNQIGEPLDRAVAVGKPMDQKWLKAHTTIFHSLVGTSYRDDTEYVEYIQRIHSLRTKYGFMPKEE from the coding sequence ATGGCATACAAGCCCCAGTACGGTCCCGGGACATCGGTTGTCGCCGAGAACCGGCGCAAACAGATGAACCCCAACCAGAAGCTTGAGAAGGTTCGTTCCGTAACGGATGAGGACATTGTGCTGATCCTCGGCCACAGGGCTCCCGGATCGGCATACCCGACCGCCCACCCCCCGCTCGCCGAGCAGCAGGAGCCCAACTGCCCCATGCGCAAGCTCGTCAAGCCCACCGAGGGTGCGAAGGCAGGCGACCGTGTCCGCTACATCCAGTTTGCAGACTCGATGTTCAACGCTCCCTCGCAGCCCTACCAGCGGACCTACACCGAGATGTACCGCTTCCGCGGTATCGACCCCGGTACGCTCTCCGGTCGTCAGATCGTCGAGTGCCGCGAGCGTGACCTCGAGAAATACGCGAAGGATCTCATCGAGACCGAGATGTTCGACCCTGCCCTCGTCGGCATCCGCGGTGCGACCGTGCACGGCCACTCGCTCCGTCTCGCTGAGGACGGCATGATGTTCGACATGCTGCAGAGGAACGTCCTCGGTGAGGACGGCATCGTCAAGTACGTCAAGAACCAGATCGGCGAGCCCCTCGACCGTGCGGTTGCCGTTGGCAAGCCCATGGACCAGAAGTGGCTCAAGGCTCACACGACGATCTTCCACTCGCTCGTAGGGACTTCCTACCGCGATGACACCGAGTACGTCGAATATATCCAGCGCATCCACTCGCTGCGCACGAAATACGGCTTCATGCCGAAAGAGGAGTGA
- the mcrA gene encoding coenzyme-B sulfoethylthiotransferase subunit alpha, translating into MAKIERSQKLFLKALKEKFQGQDVESETAEFYKFNGVRQSPRKMEFMKASRAVEMDRGVSMYDPERCHLGGIPMGQRQLMTYEVSGTGVFVEGDDLHFVNNSAMQQMWDDIRRTVIVGMDLAHQTLQKRLGKEVTPETINEYLHILNHAMPGGAVVQEHMVETHPGLVDDCYVKVFTGDQELADDIEPQFLLNIEKLFPAKQAEELKAEVGKSMYQAIHIPTTVSRTCDGGTTSRWSAMQIGMSFIAAYRMCAGEAAVADLSYAAKHAGVVNMGSVLPARRARGPNEPGGIKFGLFADIVQANRKYPNDPAKASLEVVGAGTMLYDQIWLGSYMSGGVGFTQYATAAYTDNILDEFTYYGMDYAKDKYKVDWKNPSPSDKVKPTQEIVNDLATEVTLNAMEQYEMFPTMMEDHFGGSQRAGVIAAASGLTTSITTGNSNAGLNGWYLSMLLHKDGWSRLGFFGYDLQDQCGSANSLSMVSDRGLMGELRGPNYPNYAMNVGHQGEYAAIVAGAHYGRSDAFCYSPLVKVCFADPSLRFDFAEPRREFAKGAIREFMPAGERSLIIPAR; encoded by the coding sequence ATGGCAAAGATTGAGAGATCCCAGAAGCTGTTCCTGAAAGCCCTCAAGGAGAAGTTCCAGGGACAGGACGTCGAGTCTGAGACCGCCGAGTTCTACAAGTTCAACGGTGTCCGCCAGTCTCCCCGTAAGATGGAGTTCATGAAGGCAAGCCGTGCCGTCGAGATGGACCGCGGTGTCTCCATGTACGACCCCGAGCGCTGCCACCTTGGCGGTATCCCGATGGGCCAGCGCCAGCTGATGACCTACGAGGTCTCCGGCACCGGCGTCTTCGTCGAGGGTGACGACCTGCACTTCGTCAACAACTCTGCGATGCAGCAGATGTGGGACGATATCCGGAGAACCGTCATCGTCGGGATGGATCTTGCTCACCAGACCCTGCAGAAGCGTCTGGGCAAGGAAGTTACCCCCGAGACGATCAACGAGTACCTCCACATCTTGAACCATGCGATGCCCGGCGGCGCCGTCGTCCAGGAGCACATGGTCGAGACTCACCCCGGCCTCGTCGACGACTGTTACGTCAAGGTCTTCACCGGCGACCAGGAGCTCGCAGACGACATCGAGCCCCAGTTCCTGCTGAACATCGAGAAGCTCTTCCCCGCAAAGCAGGCCGAGGAACTCAAGGCCGAAGTCGGCAAGAGCATGTACCAGGCAATCCACATCCCGACCACGGTCTCCCGGACCTGCGACGGTGGAACGACCTCCCGGTGGTCTGCGATGCAGATCGGTATGTCCTTCATCGCTGCCTACCGCATGTGCGCCGGTGAAGCGGCCGTCGCCGACCTCTCCTACGCTGCGAAGCACGCAGGCGTCGTCAACATGGGATCCGTCCTGCCCGCCCGGCGTGCCCGTGGCCCGAACGAGCCCGGTGGCATCAAGTTCGGTCTCTTTGCCGATATTGTCCAGGCGAACCGGAAGTACCCGAACGACCCCGCGAAGGCCTCTCTCGAGGTCGTCGGCGCCGGAACCATGCTCTACGACCAGATCTGGCTCGGCTCCTACATGTCCGGCGGTGTCGGATTCACGCAGTACGCAACCGCGGCCTACACCGACAACATCCTCGACGAGTTCACCTACTACGGTATGGACTACGCCAAGGACAAGTACAAGGTCGACTGGAAGAACCCGAGCCCGAGCGACAAGGTCAAGCCGACCCAGGAGATCGTCAACGACCTTGCAACCGAGGTCACCCTCAACGCCATGGAGCAGTATGAGATGTTCCCGACCATGATGGAGGACCACTTCGGCGGTTCCCAGCGTGCCGGTGTCATCGCCGCTGCATCCGGTCTCACGACCTCTATCACGACCGGAAACTCGAACGCCGGTCTGAACGGCTGGTATCTCTCCATGCTCCTGCACAAGGACGGATGGTCGCGTCTCGGCTTCTTCGGCTACGACCTCCAGGACCAGTGCGGTTCCGCGAACTCCCTCTCCATGGTCTCCGACCGCGGTCTGATGGGCGAACTGCGTGGCCCGAACTACCCGAACTACGCGATGAACGTCGGCCACCAGGGCGAGTACGCCGCAATCGTCGCGGGGGCCCACTACGGCCGCAGCGACGCGTTCTGCTACAGCCCGCTCGTCAAGGTCTGCTTCGCCGACCCGAGCCTGAGGTTCGACTTCGCCGAGCCCCGCCGCGAGTTCGCGAAGGGTGCAATCCGCGAGTTCATGCCCGCCGGCGAGCGCTCGCTCATCATCCCGGCGCGGTAA
- the dinB gene encoding DNA polymerase IV, translated as MTTGSRIVLHVDMDSFFASIEVRRAPSLAGKPVIVGADPKGGAGRGVVSTCSYEARRYGVHSGMPISRAFDLCPHGVYLPVDHPFYASVSEEIMTILSRHAGRIEQVSIDEAYLDVSDAGSFPAAGALAAAIKREVREETGLTCSVGVAPGKAVAKIASDYKKPDGLTIVRPDEVAGFLAPLPVGRIPGIGKKTGEDLRQMGIQTVGDLARRDVQEVIARLGRSGVRVHHLARGIDEGEVQGREGCKSISRETTFEVDTADPPLLAGTLGALADDVAETLRADGLRCRTVTVKVRYRGFQTHTRSRTLPRFTADPAALRQAASGLLDPFLNGEPIRLIGVRLSALEGGRTRQASIDEFLS; from the coding sequence ATGACAACCGGCAGCCGCATCGTCCTGCACGTGGATATGGACAGTTTCTTCGCCTCCATCGAAGTCCGCCGCGCCCCCTCTCTTGCCGGGAAGCCGGTGATCGTCGGCGCCGACCCGAAGGGGGGGGCGGGCCGCGGGGTCGTGAGCACCTGCTCGTATGAGGCCCGCCGCTACGGGGTGCACTCCGGCATGCCGATCTCCCGGGCGTTCGACCTCTGCCCGCATGGCGTCTACCTCCCGGTGGATCACCCGTTCTACGCCAGCGTCTCGGAAGAGATCATGACGATCCTCTCCCGGCACGCCGGGCGCATCGAGCAGGTGAGCATCGACGAGGCCTACCTCGACGTCAGCGATGCCGGGAGTTTCCCCGCGGCGGGAGCGCTTGCCGCCGCGATCAAGCGGGAGGTCCGGGAAGAGACCGGGCTCACCTGCTCGGTTGGGGTCGCTCCGGGCAAGGCGGTGGCGAAGATCGCCTCCGACTACAAAAAGCCCGATGGACTGACGATCGTCCGCCCGGACGAGGTCGCCGGGTTCCTTGCCCCCCTGCCGGTAGGGAGGATCCCCGGGATCGGAAAGAAGACCGGCGAGGACCTCCGGCAGATGGGCATCCAGACCGTCGGCGACCTTGCACGCCGCGACGTCCAGGAGGTCATCGCCCGTCTGGGGAGATCCGGCGTCCGGGTGCACCACCTCGCCCGGGGCATCGACGAAGGCGAGGTTCAGGGCCGGGAGGGATGCAAGTCCATCTCCCGGGAGACGACGTTTGAAGTGGATACCGCCGACCCGCCGCTCCTCGCGGGGACGCTCGGCGCGCTTGCGGACGACGTCGCGGAGACGCTTCGTGCCGATGGACTCCGGTGCCGCACCGTCACGGTCAAGGTCAGGTATCGCGGCTTTCAGACGCATACCCGGTCCCGGACGCTCCCGCGGTTCACCGCCGACCCCGCGGCGCTCCGGCAGGCCGCGTCCGGGCTGCTCGATCCGTTCCTCAACGGCGAGCCCATCCGCCTGATCGGGGTCAGGCTCTCGGCACTCGAGGGCGGGCGCACCCGGCAGGCGTCGATCGACGAGTTCCTCTCCTGA
- a CDS encoding HNH endonuclease, producing the protein MRSRGIIYCERFETPIRAREKYGLPGWKEIRNAVLDRDGQQCSVCGGEQDLHIHHLDRDPTNDDLSNLVTLCGICHARVHTELRREGGAGRVARVLPAARRRLR; encoded by the coding sequence ATGAGGAGCAGGGGCATCATTTACTGCGAACGCTTCGAGACTCCCATCCGGGCGCGGGAGAAGTACGGCCTCCCGGGATGGAAAGAGATCCGCAACGCTGTGCTTGACCGCGACGGGCAGCAATGCTCCGTCTGCGGCGGAGAGCAGGATCTCCACATCCACCATCTCGACCGCGACCCCACGAACGACGATCTCTCAAATCTCGTCACCCTCTGCGGCATCTGCCATGCCCGGGTGCATACCGAGCTCCGCCGCGAGGGAGGGGCAGGAAGGGTGGCGCGGGTGCTTCCGGCAGCACGGCGTCGTTTGAGGTGA
- a CDS encoding tetratricopeptide repeat protein has translation MSGVSITERLFGRSEPEGREGTCTDSTVSRKAVSLAQQGRFPEAIDCFDRVLKDDPANVKMWNNKGVFLDLLGRDQDALDCWEKALSIDPDFAPAWVSRGMLYRRRNRLEEALACYDRAVELNPDSPVAWYNRSGVFVAMHRLDDAIACYERVLGIDPHFVAAWTDLGYAHFLQHRHEEAIGCYDRAIADDPGSVRVWSLKGGALYALGEYRKALECFDKVLSIDPKYSAGWSMKCSVLYHLGMYRHALACADKALEINPSCELTAQVRKMLLSLIQKW, from the coding sequence ATGTCCGGCGTGAGCATTACTGAAAGACTCTTCGGCAGGAGCGAACCCGAAGGCCGGGAAGGCACCTGCACCGATTCCACAGTGAGCAGGAAAGCCGTCTCTCTTGCGCAGCAAGGGCGGTTTCCCGAGGCGATCGATTGTTTCGACCGGGTGCTCAAAGATGATCCGGCAAACGTGAAGATGTGGAACAACAAAGGGGTCTTTCTTGATCTCCTGGGGCGGGATCAGGATGCACTGGACTGCTGGGAGAAGGCGCTCTCGATCGACCCGGATTTTGCTCCCGCCTGGGTCTCCCGGGGGATGCTCTACCGGCGCCGCAACCGGCTCGAGGAGGCGCTCGCCTGCTACGACCGGGCGGTGGAGCTCAACCCGGACTCCCCGGTCGCCTGGTACAACCGGAGCGGCGTCTTCGTCGCGATGCACCGACTGGACGATGCGATCGCCTGCTACGAGCGCGTTCTCGGGATCGATCCCCACTTCGTGGCGGCCTGGACGGATCTCGGCTACGCCCACTTCCTCCAGCACCGGCACGAGGAGGCGATCGGCTGCTACGACCGTGCCATCGCCGACGATCCCGGGAGCGTCCGGGTCTGGAGCCTGAAGGGCGGCGCCCTGTACGCGCTCGGCGAATACCGCAAAGCGCTCGAATGCTTTGATAAGGTGCTCTCGATCGATCCGAAGTACTCCGCCGGGTGGAGCATGAAGTGCAGCGTCCTCTATCACCTCGGCATGTACCGGCACGCGCTCGCGTGCGCCGACAAGGCGCTCGAGATAAATCCCTCCTGCGAACTGACCGCACAGGTCAGAAAGATGCTCCTCTCTCTTATCCAGAAGTGGTGA
- a CDS encoding MerR family transcriptional regulator: MPVDQIPIGTFSRITHLSQKALRLYDERGLLVPAARDICTGYRYYTYAQVERGVRIQHLLWLGFDLTEVEAVLDARERGDAGTIRVHFERRLAATEREIGRLHAIAEVLRTQNPLNGGFSMSITEPVIKDIPATRALSLRERGVYQEAIPRMIGELCAYVYPADGRQPAARIAGPIMFICHDEEYRETDADIEVALPIVGSVNLDGTAVEILTLPGGRFASVLYTGPYPGVAKAYERLFSYMGEYGLAPAGPSRELYLNDPAEVPEEELLTEVQFPMEDLPPSP; the protein is encoded by the coding sequence ATGCCGGTCGATCAGATCCCTATAGGTACGTTCTCGCGGATCACGCACCTCTCGCAGAAAGCGCTCCGCCTCTATGACGAGCGGGGACTCCTCGTCCCCGCGGCAAGAGACATCTGCACGGGATACCGCTACTACACTTACGCCCAGGTCGAGCGGGGCGTCCGCATCCAGCACCTGCTCTGGCTCGGGTTCGACCTCACCGAGGTCGAAGCCGTGCTCGATGCGCGGGAACGTGGCGATGCCGGAACGATCCGGGTCCACTTTGAACGGCGTCTCGCGGCGACCGAGCGGGAGATCGGGCGGCTGCATGCGATTGCAGAGGTCCTGCGGACGCAGAACCCGCTGAACGGAGGATTCAGTATGTCGATCACCGAACCAGTTATCAAAGATATCCCTGCCACGCGGGCGCTTTCCCTCCGCGAACGGGGTGTTTACCAGGAGGCGATCCCGAGAATGATCGGGGAACTCTGCGCTTATGTCTACCCTGCTGACGGGCGGCAGCCCGCTGCAAGGATTGCCGGGCCGATCATGTTCATCTGCCATGACGAGGAGTACCGGGAGACAGACGCAGATATCGAGGTCGCGCTCCCGATCGTCGGGTCCGTCAACCTCGACGGAACCGCCGTCGAGATCCTGACCCTTCCGGGCGGCCGGTTCGCCTCGGTGCTCTACACGGGCCCCTATCCCGGGGTCGCGAAGGCCTACGAGCGGCTCTTTTCCTACATGGGCGAGTATGGCCTTGCACCGGCCGGCCCCTCGCGGGAACTCTACCTCAACGACCCCGCCGAGGTGCCGGAGGAGGAGCTCCTGACCGAGGTCCAGTTCCCGATGGAAGACCTTCCCCCGTCCCCCTGA
- a CDS encoding alpha-amylase family glycosyl hydrolase, with translation MNTHTPRYPSLYEANARILLRRLARESGRRPTLDEIPDSWLARLAECGFSWVYLMGAWKTGEAGRRVSRSNEQWLAGYRGLLPDLREEDICGSPFAVTGYSLHPDLGEPEALPRFRERLHGEGLRLMLDFVPNHTAPDHPWVQEHPDYYIRDTDGNLAHGRDPYSGGWPDTLQLDYANPALAEAMAAEAQNIAGQCDGLRCDMAMLVLPEVFQQTWGREMEPFWPGAIGAVKEEHPAFLFMAEVYWDLEWTLQEQGFDYTYDKRLYDRLRNGTARPVREHFWADLEYQNNSVRFLENHDEDRAAAVFPPERHRAAAVLAFLCPGLRFFHRGQFAGRRRKTPVHLCREPEEPVDPAIEEFYQQLVACLRLPAFRDGEWRLLDCTPAWEGNPSHKGYIAFAWEREGERYIVAVNYAPDRGQCYVPLPWGDLTGKTIRLRDLIGQAAYDRDGEGLLSPGLFLDIPGWGRHVFEVAGE, from the coding sequence ATGAACACCCACACCCCCCGCTACCCCTCCCTCTACGAGGCCAACGCCCGCATCCTGCTCCGCCGCCTCGCGAGGGAGAGCGGGCGCCGCCCCACGCTCGACGAGATCCCCGACTCATGGCTCGCGAGGCTCGCCGAATGCGGCTTCTCGTGGGTCTACCTCATGGGAGCCTGGAAGACCGGGGAGGCCGGGCGCCGGGTCTCCCGCTCGAACGAGCAGTGGCTCGCCGGGTACCGGGGCCTGCTTCCCGATCTCAGGGAAGAGGATATCTGCGGCTCCCCCTTTGCCGTCACCGGCTATTCGCTCCACCCCGACCTCGGGGAGCCGGAGGCACTCCCCCGGTTCCGCGAACGCCTGCACGGAGAGGGACTCCGCCTCATGCTCGACTTCGTTCCGAACCACACCGCCCCCGATCACCCCTGGGTGCAGGAGCACCCGGACTACTACATCCGCGACACCGACGGGAACCTCGCCCACGGCCGGGACCCCTACTCCGGCGGCTGGCCCGACACCCTGCAGCTCGATTACGCCAACCCGGCCCTCGCGGAGGCGATGGCCGCTGAAGCGCAGAATATCGCGGGGCAGTGCGACGGCCTCCGGTGCGATATGGCGATGCTCGTCCTCCCGGAGGTCTTCCAGCAGACCTGGGGGCGGGAGATGGAGCCGTTCTGGCCGGGAGCGATAGGTGCGGTCAAGGAGGAGCACCCGGCGTTTCTCTTCATGGCGGAGGTCTACTGGGACCTCGAGTGGACGCTGCAAGAGCAGGGGTTCGACTACACCTACGACAAACGCCTCTACGACCGGCTCAGGAACGGAACGGCACGACCGGTGCGGGAGCATTTTTGGGCGGATCTTGAATACCAGAATAACTCCGTCCGGTTCCTCGAGAACCACGACGAAGACCGGGCGGCAGCGGTCTTTCCGCCGGAACGGCACCGGGCCGCCGCCGTTCTCGCCTTCCTCTGCCCGGGTCTCCGATTCTTTCACCGGGGGCAGTTTGCCGGGCGGCGGAGAAAGACCCCTGTCCACCTCTGCCGGGAGCCCGAAGAGCCGGTCGACCCGGCCATAGAAGAGTTCTACCAGCAGCTCGTTGCCTGCCTGCGCCTGCCGGCGTTCCGGGACGGCGAGTGGCGGCTTCTCGACTGCACCCCCGCATGGGAAGGGAACCCCTCCCACAAGGGATATATCGCCTTCGCCTGGGAGCGCGAGGGAGAGCGCTACATCGTCGCCGTCAACTATGCTCCCGACCGGGGCCAGTGTTACGTCCCGCTCCCCTGGGGCGATCTCACGGGGAAGACCATCCGGCTCCGCGATCTCATCGGACAGGCGGCGTACGACCGGGACGGCGAGGGGCTCCTCTCTCCCGGGCTCTTTCTCGACATCCCCGGATGGGGCCGCCACGTCTTCGAGGTCGCAGGAGAGTGA